AAAACGGTATTGCCATTCCAGAGGTATTGGTTCCTTACTGCGGATTTGAGGTTATCGATTAGTTTTCAGGATAAGTTAACACAATACCGTTGATTGCTTCGTTATATTTAGACCATGCGTAGCATTTACCTTATTTTATGTTTGCTCTTTTTGTCCGGGGCAAAGGCTCAGGAGGATTTCTTGGCCAAGCAGTATTTTAATGACGGGGAGTTTGAAAAAGCCGTTGTTTTCTACGAAAAGTTGGTGGAACAAAACCCAAGAAGAACGGATTATTCAGAAGGATTGGTCGCTTGCTACCAACAATTGGAACGCTACGGGGATGCAGAAACCTTTCTTTTGAACAAAATTGAACAGACCTATGCCTTCCCCACATTTTTTATTGAATTAGGCTATAATTATACCCTTCAGAACCAACCGGAAAAAGCTTCGGAATACTACCAACGTGCCATTCAAAAGATTGAGGAAAACCCAAACTTTGGCTATGCCGTAGGGTATCGCTTTCAGAAGTATGCCCTGTTGGATGAGGCCATAACGGCATACATAAAAGCAATGGCGCTAAAGTCGGAGCTCAATTACGATTTTCAACTGGCACGGATCTATGGGGAAAAGGGGGATATTGAAAAAATGTACCAATCGTACCTTAGACTTATTTATGAAGGGAAAACCTCAAGGGCCAATGTATTGCGAAACCTGGATGATTTTATAACGGAAGACCCGACCAACCAAAATAACATAACGCTCAGAAAGACCTTACTGCTCAACGCCCAAAAGAATCCGGATGTCCTATGGAACGAATTGTTGAGTTGGCTCTTCATCCAACAGGCGCAATACAAAAGTGCCTTCGCCCAAGAAAAGGCGATTTATAAACGAACGGGGGAATCTTCGTTGGACCGCATGGTCAATTTGGGGGAAATTACGCTCGAGAATGGTGACAGGGAGACGGCCACCACGATCTTTGAATTCATTGTTGAAAATGCCACCCAACCCAACATCAGGTTAAATGCACAGCTAAGCCTTATAGATATTGAATTGATGGATGCCAAGGGCAAAAAACTGGATGCCGTGGGCAAAAAGTTCGAATCCTTACTGGAGGACTATGGTTATGATAACAAGACCCTTCAGTTGCAAATTGCCTATGCCAATTTCCTGACCTTCAAAAAAGAAAATCCAGAACCTGCCATTGGCATGTTAAAGCGAAGTTTGGAAGAATCCCTGGGTCGGTTTGGGAAGGCCTACATTAAATTGGCCCTTGGTGATATTTTGGTATACGACCAACGTTTTAACGAGGCTTTGATTTATTTTACCCAGGTCCAAAAAAGTCTCAAAAATGATGTCCTGGGGCAGGATGCCCGTTTTAAGGTAGCCCAAACCAGCTTTTATAAAGGGGATTTTGATTGGGCACTTACCCAACTAAAAGTGTTGCGCGGTTCCACTTCGCAGCTTATTGCCAATGATGCCATGCAGTTGAGTTTGTTGATATCCGACAATAGCTTGGAAGATTCCACCCAAACGGCCCTAAGGAAATATGCCCGGGCCGATCTATTGGCCTATCAGAACAACGATGAGGAGGCCATTTCCATATTGGATGATATTCTTGAAAACCACAAAGGGGAAAAAATTGAGGATGAAGCCTTACTGCGACAAGGTAAACTTTTTGAGGCCCAAAAGAATTTTTCCGGGGCCAGGTTCAACTACCAAAAAATAGTGGAGTTTTATGGTCAGGATATTTTGGCCGATGATGCCCATTTTGCTTTGGCCCAACTGTATGAAAATCATATTTCCGATATTGGAAAGGCAAAATACCACTACGAAAAAATAATATACAATTACCAAGATAGTTATTACTTTCCCCAAGCACGGAAAAATTTCAGAAGGCTTCGTGGGGACAGTATAAATTGAACTCATTGATTTTTGTCATGGCGTCCGGCGAATTTTATCTCCCCCACTAAATTCATTGGACACTTTAACTTAACTTAACTGTTTTCCATCAAAACCGAAGTAGCGTTACAAAAATGCTTATTTATAATGTTACCATAAACATTGACGATTCCGTCCATGAGGAGTGGCTCATTTGGATGAAGGACAAACATATTCCCGATATGCTGGCGACCCAAAAATTCCTGGAAGCGAAAATGTGCAGGGTAATGGTTGAAGAAGAAATGGGTGGCACTACCTATTCCATTCAATACAAAACCCCGGATAGGGAAACCCTGGAGCGCTATTATCAGGAAGACGCGGAAAGGATGCGGAGTGAAGGAAATCGATTGTTCCCAAACAAATTTATGGCCTTTAGAACCGAATTGGAAATAATTAACGAACAAACCCTTTGAGATATACACAATATCTTTTTGCCTACGGCACCCTTCAAAATAAGGAAGTACAACAAGTAATTCTGAACAGGACACTTTACGGGAAAATTGCTGTTTTGGTGGGGTATCGGATGTCCAAAAAGAAGGTCCATGGGAAATATCCGTTAATTGAACCCTCATCAATGCAATCAGACATCGTGGAGGGAATGCTGTTCAAAGTTTCCAATTTTGAGCTGCACGAAATTGATCAATACGAAACTTCGGTTTACAAACGCATTCAGGTCATGGTAAAGTCTGGTATAAAAGCATGGACATATGTGGAAAATTTCGACTGATCACCTTACCTTGTCATGAAAATACTCCTATGGCTAAAAAAGGGAACAAAAAATATGCTTCTCAAAAGCAAGGGCCATCTGAAAAACAAGGGAGTTCCCCATCCGTAAAAGCAAAAAAACACCTCGGTCAACATTTTCTCAAGGATGAAACCATTGCGCAACGTATTGCTGAAACCCTGTCATTGGAAGGTTATGGCCATGTTTTGGAAATTGGTCCGGGAACGGGGGTCCTTACCAAATATTTATTACTTCGGGGTATTGATTTAACGGCTATGGATTTGGATGGCGAGTCCATCGTCTATCTCAAACATAGCTTTCCTTTGGAGCATCCCAAGGTTTTAGGGCAACACAACAGATTTCAGGTCATTGAAGGTGATTTTCTGAAATTCGATTTAAATCAACTCTATGGAAAAGACCAATTTGCGATAACGGGCAACTTCCCTTACAATATTTCCACTCAAATTGTATTCAAAGTATTGGAAATGCGCAATCAAATCCCAGAATTTTCGGGAATGTTCCAAAAAGAAGTGGCCCAACGCATTTGTGAACCCCCGGGGAACAAAACCTATGGTATCCTGTCCGTTTTGGCACAGGCCTTTTATGATGCCGAATACCTGTTTACCGTTCATCCCCAGGTTTTTGACCCCCCACCAAAGGTACAGTCCGGGGTGCTGCGATTAATCAGGAAAACCGACTATCAACTCCAATGTGACGAAACACTTTTCTTTAAAGTGGTAAAAGCGGCTTTCAACCAAAGACGTAAAACCATTAGAAATAGTTTGAAATCCTTTAAGCTTTCCCTAAATCTTAAGGAAGACACTATATTTGACAAGCGACCGGAACAACTGAGTGTCATCGATTTTGTCACACTTACTAGAATGATCACAAATGACGCCGTTTAAACTCACAGACGAACTGATCGAGCAGATAGAAATGCTCATTGAAGGCCAAAAAGATGGCGACCTACGTCTTTTGATGAAGGAATTCCACTATGCGGACGTGGCAGAAATTGCCAATGAACTGGAAGAGGAACAGGCGACCTATTTGATCAAACTGTTGGACAGTGAAAAAACCTCGGACGCACTTACCGAGCTTGATGAAGATGTGCGTGAAGCCATTTTGAGCAATCTCTCCCCCAAGGAAATTGCCGGTGAGATCGAGGAATTGGATACCGATGACGCCGCGGATATTGTTGGGGAACTTCCAAAGGAAATTGTCCAGGAGGTTATTTCCGAGATTGAGGACAGGGAACATGCCAAGTATATCGTAGATCTTTTACGCTATGATGAGGATACGGCAGGTGGTCTAATGGCAAAAGAGCTCGTTAAGGTCAATGAAAATTGGAACGTCCTTAAATGTGTGAAGGAGATGCGTGCCCAGGCAGAAAATGTAACAAGGGTACACTCCATTTATGTTGTGGACGATGAGGAAAAACTAAAAGGGCGCCTATCCTTAAAAGATTTATTGACCACTTCCACCACAACCCATATCAAAGAGGTTTATATTCCTAAGGTAGATTCCGTAAATGTCAATGAAAAGCCAGAGGAAGTTGCCAAAATTATGTCCAAATACGACCTGGAGGCCATTCCCGTTGTGGATGAAATTGGGCGGTTGGTAGGCCGTATCACCATTGACGATATTGTGGATGTCATTCGGGACGAAGCAGAAAGGGATTACCAACTGGCGGCCGGTATCTCCCAGGATGTAGAGGCGGACGATAGTATTTGGGAACTGACCCGTGCACGCCTACCCTGGTTGATTTTAGGTCTTTTTGGGGGATTGGGGGCGGCTGTCATCATGGGAAGTTTTGAGACCATTGTCAAAAATGCACCCGAAATCCTTTTTTTCACGCCCCTTATTGCCGCAATGGCCGGTAATGTTGGGGTGCAATCAAGTGCCATTATAGTTCAGGGGCTGGCCAATGATGACCTAAAGGGGAGTATTGGCAATCGCCTTTGGAAAGAAATGCTCCTGGCACTTTTAAATGGATTCATCCTCTCCATATTGTTGCTATTGTTTACCTGGTTGTGGAAAGGGGAGTTCAACACCGCCCTGGCCATTTCATTGTCTTTGGTGGCCGTTATCGTAGTGGCCGGATTGATCGGAACCTTTATTCCCTTGTTCCTGGACAAGAGAAATATAGACCCTGCCATTGCAACAGGACCATTTATCACCACCAGTAATGATATTTTTGGTATTTTGATTTATTTCTGGATTGCCAAATTAATCCTAGGTATTTAATTCCTTTTTTTATGAAACCCATCAACTTAAAAGAGAAACATGGCTTGTTTACCAAACAATGGCATCCACACCAAATTGCGGTGGTCGATGATATGCAGGTCATCCTGGCCAAAATCCAGGGTGAATTTGTTTGGCATTCCCATGAAAATGAGGATGAACTTTTTCAGGTATTAAAGGGAACCCTATATATGAAATTCAGGGACCGGACCGAGGTCGTTAAAGAGGGGGAGTTGATCGTTGTCCCCAAAGGAGTGGAACACTGCCCTTCCACAAAGGATAATGAAGAAGTCCATCTATTGCTTTTTGAAAAACTGAGCACCGCACATACGGGCAATGTAGCACATGAAATGACCCAAAACCATTACCCAAAAATATGAAGGTCCTCCACTTAGATACCAATCATCCCCTACTTTTGGAGAAGTTGGCGGAGTTGGGATTCGAAAACCATGAAGACTATACCTCTTCCAAAAAGGAAATTGAGGAGAAGATCCAGGAGTACGATGGTATTATCATTAGAAGTCGTTTCCCAATCGATCAACACTTTTTGGACAAAGCGAAAAACCTAAAATTTGTTGGAAGGGTCGGTGCCGGACTTGAAAATATTGATGTTCGTTATGCCAGGGAAAAGGATGTGTTTTTGGCCAATGCGCCAGAGGGAAACAGAAATGCCGTAGGAGAACATACCCTTGGAATGTTACTTTCCCTAATGAACAAAATGATTAAGGCCCACCGTGAGGTCCGAAAGGGAAAATGGGACCGTGAAGGAAACCGGGGAATGGAACTCAACGGAAAGACCGTTGGAATCATCGGTTATGGCAATATGGGAAAAGCTTTTGCCAAAAAGTTACAGGGCTTTGATGTTGAAGTCATCTGCTATGACATTATTGGTGGTGTGGGTGATGAAAACGCCCGCCAGGTAGGGATATTGGAACTGCAGCAAAAATCGGATGTGATCAGCCTGCACGTTCCCT
The sequence above is a segment of the Muricauda sp. SCSIO 64092 genome. Coding sequences within it:
- a CDS encoding tetratricopeptide repeat protein, giving the protein MRSIYLILCLLFLSGAKAQEDFLAKQYFNDGEFEKAVVFYEKLVEQNPRRTDYSEGLVACYQQLERYGDAETFLLNKIEQTYAFPTFFIELGYNYTLQNQPEKASEYYQRAIQKIEENPNFGYAVGYRFQKYALLDEAITAYIKAMALKSELNYDFQLARIYGEKGDIEKMYQSYLRLIYEGKTSRANVLRNLDDFITEDPTNQNNITLRKTLLLNAQKNPDVLWNELLSWLFIQQAQYKSAFAQEKAIYKRTGESSLDRMVNLGEITLENGDRETATTIFEFIVENATQPNIRLNAQLSLIDIELMDAKGKKLDAVGKKFESLLEDYGYDNKTLQLQIAYANFLTFKKENPEPAIGMLKRSLEESLGRFGKAYIKLALGDILVYDQRFNEALIYFTQVQKSLKNDVLGQDARFKVAQTSFYKGDFDWALTQLKVLRGSTSQLIANDAMQLSLLISDNSLEDSTQTALRKYARADLLAYQNNDEEAISILDDILENHKGEKIEDEALLRQGKLFEAQKNFSGARFNYQKIVEFYGQDILADDAHFALAQLYENHISDIGKAKYHYEKIIYNYQDSYYFPQARKNFRRLRGDSIN
- a CDS encoding DUF4286 family protein codes for the protein MLIYNVTINIDDSVHEEWLIWMKDKHIPDMLATQKFLEAKMCRVMVEEEMGGTTYSIQYKTPDRETLERYYQEDAERMRSEGNRLFPNKFMAFRTELEIINEQTL
- a CDS encoding gamma-glutamylcyclotransferase family protein, producing MRYTQYLFAYGTLQNKEVQQVILNRTLYGKIAVLVGYRMSKKKVHGKYPLIEPSSMQSDIVEGMLFKVSNFELHEIDQYETSVYKRIQVMVKSGIKAWTYVENFD
- the rsmA gene encoding 16S rRNA (adenine(1518)-N(6)/adenine(1519)-N(6))-dimethyltransferase RsmA gives rise to the protein MAKKGNKKYASQKQGPSEKQGSSPSVKAKKHLGQHFLKDETIAQRIAETLSLEGYGHVLEIGPGTGVLTKYLLLRGIDLTAMDLDGESIVYLKHSFPLEHPKVLGQHNRFQVIEGDFLKFDLNQLYGKDQFAITGNFPYNISTQIVFKVLEMRNQIPEFSGMFQKEVAQRICEPPGNKTYGILSVLAQAFYDAEYLFTVHPQVFDPPPKVQSGVLRLIRKTDYQLQCDETLFFKVVKAAFNQRRKTIRNSLKSFKLSLNLKEDTIFDKRPEQLSVIDFVTLTRMITNDAV
- the mgtE gene encoding magnesium transporter — its product is MTPFKLTDELIEQIEMLIEGQKDGDLRLLMKEFHYADVAEIANELEEEQATYLIKLLDSEKTSDALTELDEDVREAILSNLSPKEIAGEIEELDTDDAADIVGELPKEIVQEVISEIEDREHAKYIVDLLRYDEDTAGGLMAKELVKVNENWNVLKCVKEMRAQAENVTRVHSIYVVDDEEKLKGRLSLKDLLTTSTTTHIKEVYIPKVDSVNVNEKPEEVAKIMSKYDLEAIPVVDEIGRLVGRITIDDIVDVIRDEAERDYQLAAGISQDVEADDSIWELTRARLPWLILGLFGGLGAAVIMGSFETIVKNAPEILFFTPLIAAMAGNVGVQSSAIIVQGLANDDLKGSIGNRLWKEMLLALLNGFILSILLLLFTWLWKGEFNTALAISLSLVAVIVVAGLIGTFIPLFLDKRNIDPAIATGPFITTSNDIFGILIYFWIAKLILGI
- a CDS encoding cupin domain-containing protein; translated protein: MKPINLKEKHGLFTKQWHPHQIAVVDDMQVILAKIQGEFVWHSHENEDELFQVLKGTLYMKFRDRTEVVKEGELIVVPKGVEHCPSTKDNEEVHLLLFEKLSTAHTGNVAHEMTQNHYPKI
- a CDS encoding 2-hydroxyacid dehydrogenase, with product MKVLHLDTNHPLLLEKLAELGFENHEDYTSSKKEIEEKIQEYDGIIIRSRFPIDQHFLDKAKNLKFVGRVGAGLENIDVRYAREKDVFLANAPEGNRNAVGEHTLGMLLSLMNKMIKAHREVRKGKWDREGNRGMELNGKTVGIIGYGNMGKAFAKKLQGFDVEVICYDIIGGVGDENARQVGILELQQKSDVISLHVPLTESSNGMINREFINAFHNPFWFLNTARGKCVVTKDLVEALKSGKVLGAGLDVLEYEKKSFDFEDWFMNKPKPFKYLRKAPNVLLTPHVAGWTVESKEKLAQTIVDKIKAKFC